The Sulfuricurvum sp. IAE1 DNA segment AAGCTCCTGCCGTGTCTGAGCGCGCCGACGAGCATCCCGAACTCAAACGTTTGGGCGCACGTATCGAAGAACTCGGGCTGAGTGCCCGCAGTTTCAACTGTCTGGACCGCTCGAACATCAAATACATCGGCGAAATCGTCATGATGAGCCAGAATGATTTGAAAGAGGTTAAAAACCTCGGTAAAAAATCGTTCGAAGAGATTTTGGAAAAAATCAATGAGTACGGTTATACCGTCGGTCAAGAATTGAGCGATGACCTGGTCAGCGCGATCAAAAAGAAAATTGAAGCTGAATAAGCTTAGAAAACAAGAGGAAGTATCTTATGAGACATCGTCACGGATACCGCAAACTCGGTCGGACAAGCGCGCACCGCGCTGCTTTGTTGAAAAACCTGAGCATTGCGTTGATTGAAAACGGCAAAATCGAAACGACTTTGGTGAAAGCCAAAGAACTCCGCTCTTTCGCGGAAAAACTGATTACAACCGCACGTGCGGGTGACGCAAACGCGCACCGCGCCATTTTCGCGGTTCTTCAGAACAAAGAAGCGACAAAAACTCTGATGAACGAAGTCGCTCCCAAATACACCGAGCGCAACGGCGGTTATACCCGTATCGTTAAAACTCGTATCCGCCGCGGTGACGCTACGCCGATGGCATACATTGAACTCGTATAACGAGTTCAATACCCACCCGCTTAAATCGAGCTTCGCTCTAAAACTATCACAATGCTATTAGTCCTTGTTTAGCCCTTTTTTCCTATTATAATAGACACTTTATTATCCCGTGTATCAAAGGCATGCAAACAATGATTCCATTTACCGATGAAGAATTAATCCAGCCGGTCAGCCGCGTTATCGACAAAATCAGACCTTCTCTTGCCCTTGACGGAGGGGATATCGCCTTTTTGACCGTTAAAAACGGAACGATTTATGTACAGCTTCAGGGAGCGTGTGTCGGTTGCGCCAGCAGCGGAAACACGTTAAAGTACGGCGTAGAGCGTCAGCTCCGTATGGATATCCATCCTGAACTGGTGGTGATTAACGTTCCGCACGGGATGGAAAATCAGATCGACGCATTATAATTTCACGGCGTATGTCGATATAGTATTAAACTTCAGGAGGGATTATTTATGAAAACGATCCAACTATCCAAAACCCTCGGACAAGCCAACGACTATTTTCTCGCAGGACAGTATTCGGATGCGCTCAGAGAATATTCTCTGGCCCTCAAAGATTACCCTGACTGTAAAGAAGCCTATAACGGCGCCATCCTCGCCGACATGGCGATGGGCGGTGAAGCCGGAGCCGAGGCGCTTTTTGATTATTACACCATTTTACGCAGCGAAGATGCCGAACAGGCGGACAT contains these protein-coding regions:
- the rplQ gene encoding 50S ribosomal protein L17, with protein sequence MRHRHGYRKLGRTSAHRAALLKNLSIALIENGKIETTLVKAKELRSFAEKLITTARAGDANAHRAIFAVLQNKEATKTLMNEVAPKYTERNGGYTRIVKTRIRRGDATPMAYIELV
- a CDS encoding NifU family protein encodes the protein MIPFTDEELIQPVSRVIDKIRPSLALDGGDIAFLTVKNGTIYVQLQGACVGCASSGNTLKYGVERQLRMDIHPELVVINVPHGMENQIDAL